The Arachis ipaensis cultivar K30076 chromosome B03, Araip1.1, whole genome shotgun sequence region CTTTGAATTGAAGATTTATCGCGAATGGATAATTGATTGAAGATCGTTGATAGTCATAGTTCGGAAGATAGTTGATATAGATCTGGTGATAGTTGATATAGATTTGACAAAGAGTGATAATGATTGATATAGCTCGGATAATTATTGATATAAATCTGAAAACAAAGATAATAGATATagatttgaaaatagaaaaacagATATAGGTCAGCGAATAGGGATAACAGATATAGGTCGtcaaatagagatgacagatatagatcggcaaatagagataacagatatagatcgacaaatagagataacagatatagatgtGCAAATAGAGATGAAAGATATGGATCGaaaaatagatataacagatatagatcggcaaatagagagatcagatataaattggcaaatagaGATATCATATATAAATTGGCAACTAGAGGTAGCTGATAAAAATCGGCAAATacagataacagatataaatcgaaAAGTAGAGATGACATATAGATCAGAAAAtcagataacagatatagatcggcaaatagggaTAACGGATATAAatcgaaaaatagagatgacatatAGATtagaaaaatagagataacagatataagttgaaaaatagagatgacagatatatattagaaaaacagatatagatcgacaaatagatataacagatataaatGGGCAAATATGGataacaaatataaataaaaaaatagagatgattgatataaatcggAAAATAGAGATGACTGTTATAGATCAGCAAATAGAGATTTTTGATATAAATTGGCAAATAAAGATGATTAATATAAATCATacaatagatatagatcggcaaatagagatgactgatatataaattgaaaaatagagatgactgatATAAATCAGCAAATAGAGATGACatataaattagaaaatagagatgacagatatagatcagaaaacAGACATAGATCgataaatagatataatagatatagattggcaaatagagatgactgatatataaaatgaaaaatagagataactgatgtaaatcggcaaatagagatgactgatataaattagaaaatagagaTGACAAATATAGATCAGAAAACAGATATAAATCGGCAAAACAGATATAGATTGgcaaaacagatatagatcggcaaatagataaaccagagatgaattgaaaaatagagagatgacagataatgatcggaaaaacagatatagatcggcaaatagatataccatagatgaattgaaaaataaagatgacagatattgatcggAAAAGCAGATATAAGTCGGCAAATAAATATATaagatgatttgaaaaatacagagatgacagataatgatcaaaaaagcagatatagatcggcaaaacagatatagatcggcaaatagataaatcagagatgaattgaaaaatagagagatgacagataatgatcgaaaaaacagatatagattggAAAAAcatatatagatcggcaaatagatataccagagatgaattgaaaaatagagagatgacagatatagatcgacaaaACAAATATAGATCGGAAAATAGATAAATCagagatgaattgaaaaatagagagatGACAGTTAATGATCGGAAAAGCAGATATAAGTCGGCAAATAAATATATaagatgatttgaaaaatacagagatgacagataatgatcaaaaaagcagatatagatcggcaaaacagatatagatcggcaaatagataaatcagagatgaattgaaaaatagagagatGACAGATAATGATCGAAAAAACATATATAGATCgaaaaaatagatatagatcggcaaatagatataccagagatgaattgaaaaatagagagatgacagatattgatcgaaaaagcagatatagatcggcaaaacagatatagatcggcaaatagataaatcagagatgaattgaaaaatagatagatgacagataatgatcggaaaaacagatatagatcggccttTTTCGGGCCTTAATGATTTACTATATGACCTTTGTTTACAAAGGTGCAGGTAAGTTTGAAGCCATTGGAAGGAAATGTGGCTTATAGAAAGAAGGGTGTTTATTTCGAGGCCCCACGGTGGGtgccaattgttcttgtatggatacctgaaGGGAGAGCTCGGTCCCTGGGAGTCAACGCCGAGTTGTTATCTTCGGTGCCGACCTTTGAGCTTTTGTGGAAGTCCGAGCTTTTCTCCAAGGAGATGCCAATTGCGCAGAGTGTGAGCAAGGAAcaaggggggagtgtacctgcaaagacacttcgaagattaagtcagtattgagaattcaatgtcctctttgaagataaaatatcatacctttataggtgaGATAAAATAGGTCGGTTACGTTTCTATTGATCATCTGAATTGAAGAGCAATTAATAGGTTTTAACAAGTGATAATGTCTGATTGTAACGTATAACGCCGAGTTATAGCGTAAAGTACCGAATTATGGTGCATAATGCCGAGTTATTGTATATAATGCCGAATTATGACATCGGATTCGTAACGGCCGTATCAAGGCTAATAAAGACATTTTGAAACGTAATAGTTATTATATCTTTAGATTACAAGTTTTCACTTATAAGTTTTCACATATATTACAAGTTTTGTACCGTAAGACTAATTTATCAGCATCATTTTCTGAATGGTAATAGAAATTGTTTTTTCGGGACATTAGAAACTATGCTCTCTCCcatgtttttttattattaacaagaTTAGAGGTTTACTGAAAAACACagaaaaccccccaaattctagaGTTCCACATTGTTTACTCCCAATGGTCTTTCCAGTTTCCACCATTCCTTTTATTTCTGTTCCTGGATGCACCAATGACACCATGACTTCGTCCAATTCCAAGCTTAGACAAACCTCGATCCAATCTGTCAAGAAGGACACAAGCTTTACACCATTTCTCTACATGAAAAATATTGTCACTCAGCTGATAAAGTGAAAACCCAAACATTTAGGCAATCCAAACATGAAAGAAACTGTAAATTGATCAATGTTACAATATAAAAGAAAACAACAATATCTAACAGGTATATCTTTTTTGTAAAAGAAAGTTAGGCAGAGTGGAGGTTAGTCCATTCTAAGATCAATGTATGTCATAGTACTTAAAATATCACAAAAAGAAACATCAGTTTCTGTTAAAATGCATcattcatatataaaaaaaaaattaaaagggggTTCTTAAAAGAATACATAATGCTGCATTTGAAACAAAGATTAGCGTGGGAAGAGACACAGAGACTAGTGCCATTCTTTCTGAAATGCACACTTATATTTTAATCTTCGTAtgcttttgtattttgtattcATAGACACTAACCAACATAACCTACGAAGCAAAAAACTCAAAGGGACTTCTTTAATATATATACTAGCTTTTAATTGAATCAACGTCAACACTaccactactactactactactactactactactactactactactactactaataataataataataataatctaccACTACTTGTTTAATTCCTAACGAATTAACATTATAATCAATGGTTTagggatttaaaattaaaatgattagTCTTAAGTTTTGTACAAGAAGAATGAAGTTATGAAGATATTTATAACCTGAAAAACAAAGTGGAGATAGAAGAGGAATTAAGAGGCATCAAGAACCCCATTGAAGCCCATGGGAGCAATCCACGAAGTGCAATATCAGTTGTTTTCTGATGATTTATCTGCTATAATAACTAAAAGTAGTTAAAAATCTGCATTTTTCAATTGTTCAATTTTCACGGTTAAATCGTCAATGGCATTCCTTGAATTAGTGCAGCTATGCTGCTGCCAATGAACTAATTTCGGTTTTTGAGAGAGGGAGAAGATAGGAGAGCCGTGAAAATTTGTACCCCGATCTTCCAAAATAATCTTTCTCACCTCCATCTTACACCACCTTTTTTGGAATTTAAACCAACTCTTAGTGTTTCATTTTGGGGGGTCCGAATCCAATAACAAAGGGGCATGATCCGAATCATTCTCAGCTAACCTTTTAACCATTGTTGCATCATAACCATTCTTCCAAGCCTGACTAGCCATGAATCCATCCAGCCGTTCcttaattattaaataatctCCAATGCTGTTGTTAGACCATGTGAATCATTGGCATATCATCCCTAAATCCATTATATGATTGTCGTCCATGAAGAAATTAAAATTATCAATAGANNNNNNNNNNNNNNNNNNNNNNNNNNNNNNNNNNNNNNNNNNNNNNNNNNNNNNNNNNNNNNNNNNNNNNNNNNNNNNNNNNNNNNNNNNNNNNNNNNNNNNNNNNNNNNNNNNNNNNNNNNNNNNNNNNNNNNNNNNNNNNNNNNNNNNNNNNNNNNNNNNNNNNNNNNNNNNNNNNNNNNNNNNNNNNNNNNNNNNNNNNNNNNNNNNNNNNNNNNNNNNNNNNNNNNNNNNNNNNNNNNNNNNNNNNNNNNNNNNNNNNNNNNNNNNNNNNNNNNNNNNNNNNNNNNNNNNNNNNNNNNNNNNNNNNNNNNNNNNNNNNNNNNNNNNNNNNNNNNNNNNNNNNNNNNNNNNNNNNNNNNNCTAATAACATTAAAGTCACCAAAGATAATGAAGTTAccattaaattgctgaatctgaGCCGAAAGTTCCTCAAACTACCTCAATCGAACCTTCTCGTTGGTGCCTAGGTACACGCCTACAAGCCCCCATTCTTCACTAGAGCCAAAATTGAAAAGGAGTTTTGGCCAAGGATTGTCACCTCCACATAGTCTCTCCACGCAAGAGTTATACCTCCTGATAAGCCAGTTGGGTCCAAAATTGTGAAACTGGAAAAACCACATGATCTGAATTTACTCAATATTTCGAGATTGGCTTTTAGTTTCACAGAGAAAAACCAACTCGGGAGAGTGGGATTTACACATCCCTTTGAGGTTATGGACTAACATGGGTCTCCCCAAACCCCAACAATTCCACATAAGAGCTCTCATGGTGCTGTGGGTGACACCCTCCACCTTCTTTAGATTTTCTGGATGAACAACATCCATACTCCTATGTATTACTTCCATCTCTATATCCTCTTCAGTCCACTCAGCTGCTCCATTCCTTCGTGTCCCATTCTCGCCATTTGTTTCACTCTTTTAAATTGACCATTATATTCACTGATAGGCATCTTATTAGCGTTAATTTCAATCAAAGCTTCCTCCATGTGTGTTCCAGCCGAAAAACTATTTTGAATTTGTAGCAGGTTCTGTTTTACACTTTCTGTTTTTTCATACGTTCTCCTTTCGACCGACCATCGCTTCTTCCGGCTGTGGTTTTCTCCCTCCTATTGTCGCTACCTGTATCAGTGAAGTTCAGACCTGCAATTCCTTCAATGAGAATTTTGGAACCCTCTCCCTCCTTTTGCCTTGTCATTCTCCTTTAGTTCCACCCTTATTCCGATTTGGTCACCTATTTTATCTTCTTGCAGCTGATCTTCCTTCATGTCTTCCATCACTCCGATACAATTTTTGTGATCATGGCCTATCTTAGCACAATAGCTACAAACTGTCCCCAATCGTTCATACCTCATAACTACCATCTCCACCATTGCCTTAATAATTCTGGTTTCTTTACCCTTAACATCAAAGAAACCCACATCCACTATTCTACCGATTTCATTCCCCAGTTGTCTTGAAAATTCAGGGGTCCCCCAAAACTAGATCCAATCTCGACTACTCCAGACCCCTCCATTGTCCCCATAGAAAAGGTCTTATCAGCGAATAGTTTGCCTATCAAACTATTGATGCAATTGCTGATCCTTTTCTTGATATCCTCCCGACTCCTACCTCTCCTTGGATTCGCCATGCACTAGATGATAGAATTCTTAAGACAGATTAAAGAAAGCAAACTCTATGGGAATTTTATTAGAATTTAACGGCACCTTAGCAGAGCATCTTAACTTAGATGGCACTTTTTTACTCGACTACTACTGATTCCATCAATTTGCTTCTACcttctattaattttttttagaagtgCTAGGAAAcagcaacttttgtattttctaACCATTAATTggtcatcaatagtatttttaatagtgtgagattacatctaatggtagaAGATCACTCACCTTTTTTTATGGTTAAGTACTGACCACAAAACACACAAATTACTGCCCTGGAGATTACATTCATACATGTTTCTATTGCCTTtgtcttaaaaaaatattaattaataagcAGCAGCTACGAGTTTTTCTAGACATGTTTTGACATCTTCTTCGGCTAAAGCTTCCAAATGGTGATGCCTCTGCTTTTATTTATTCACTCTACTACAAATCGGGTTTTGTTTCAaactttctttatttatttatttgatatgCAGCAAGAGGAGGATAAAAAAAGTGCACGGTGTAGAATCAGAGAACTAACGAACAAGAGGCTTGTAATGCCAAAGCACTTATACCAAGACATGATTGAGTTGTTAAACAATATTAATGGCAAAAGCTATTGTACTCTAGAAAAAGTAGAAAGTTCATCGCTTCTTAAAATTTAACTTACTATCAAAGATTACTAAATAATTCAGGTTTCAGAATTTTAGGAAGTCCATTTCTAAATAAATACAAATTTAGGAGccgatttataaataaaaaaatattcaatttaaaaaaacaaCTTAATCAAAAAATTGAGATCCAAAACACAACCAATGAAAAATTTAAATGAACAGTTTTATTTAAACAATTATtggtattattttcttttttaattttattaaaagttAATTAAAATTTGAAGCTGATTGATATAAAACATTacaaatataaaattaagaataCTCGTTACTTGTATAAGAATGACTCTAACAAATAATTATTCTATTTAACCTTTATTTTTATGGTaaggagaaaaggaaaaaaaatatatgcaaaaTGATATTTTATTCACTTATTATAATTTActaagatataaaaaaaattaatataatatttatttaattaacttAACAGATATATCATTATGTTATTCAATGAAAAGGGAAATTATCAATATTACAAAAAAACTTTGTGAAACTATATCATATTAAAGACATGTTAATATAACTTGTgtgaaaaaaaatcaatattaactcttctgtatttttattagtttttttaaaaaaaaattagatatgtAACACACTTAATTTACTTTATCTTTTTATATATGCATATTTTTTTAAGGAAAattatgaataacattaatgCTAATTCAAATGTTNNNNNNNNNNNNNNNNNNNNNNNNNNNNNNNNNNNAATACTacataaatattataaataaataaagcacATTTTTTTTACTGAAAATAGTAGATATTCATTAATAGAAATGAAAAGAGATGTCCAAGTCATAGGACTACAAGATGAAATAACTAATTTGTTTTAACTTTACAAAGATTTTATAAAATGATTCAACATTACCTAAATATAGGATAGCTACAACTCAGCATATCTTTCAACCAAACAAATTATagtaatttcaaaataaaaattttaagttttaaataaaGTTCTAACACTATTGTCACGATCTTTTAGAATTACTTATTATActgtttaattttatattattcattAGTATCACGTCAAAGTCTTCAACAACCTTAACTTATAAATATTGGTTTAATTTAAAGTCTTATTTTAATGTTATTTTGCATATTTggtgtttaattttaaaaaaaatactatttatatacaaaatatttttaaattttgtatgcaaatatatttattattaattaattatatatttaaattattttttcattaacaaattaaaaaaaaagtgtattAATCCACTAGCAAAATAGTGTTATTTATACGACTTAATTTATTTACGGTTTAAATCTAATCGCCTCCGTATAAATATAGAATTGCCATAACTTAATATAATTACACCGAAATTATCTATCCATAAATTATATAGTGACTTCAAATATATCATAGTTTGATACAAGTGACTGTAAATATATATCATTTTTATCCTTGTCAATGAGTTATAATTCAAATGGTATAGTGTCTTCATACTCATTCAGAATTAGTGGGATGTTTTTTTTTGGTGTCTATAAGTAACAACCTTCCCTACAATGGTGATATTCCCAAATTCTAGTGTCTATATCTCATATATATGGTATGTTCTAGAACAGGTGTGAtggttatgaaaaataaataaacatgtGTGACTTAAAAAATAAAGAGTGCAGTACTCCCCGTACTGTAAGGAGCGTTTAAAGATGTACTAGAATGATTAGATAAATTCAAAGTAtacaacaagaaaaagtaaaaaaagaaaatggaCGAAGAAAATAACTGTGCTATAAGAACGGAGAGAGTGGAAGGAGAGGAGATAGTGGAGCAGATATTCACGCCCACCACAACACAACTTGTCTCCAACACGCACTTTTcgttactctctctctctctctctcaacccACTCACCTCAACGTACACATGCATGCATAACAATAACCATAACTATCATTTTGCTTCTaccttcttttcattttttctgcATTCATACATGTTTCTATCGCCTTTGTCTTAAAAATTAAGCAGCAGCTACGAGGTTTTCTAGACATGTTTGACATCTTGTTCGGCTGGCCTAAAGCTTCCAAATGGTGGTGATTCTGCTTTGATTTATTCTCTCTACTACGAATCTTGGTTTTGTTTCAaactttcttaatttttttatttgatatgcAGCAAGAGGACGATAACAAGTGCAAAGCGTAGAATAAGAGAACTCAAGAACAAGAGGCTTGTAATGGCAAAGCACTTACACCAAGACATGATTGAGTTGTTAAACAATATTAATGGCCATGAAGATATTGCTCTTAACAAGGTAATAATTAATTCATGTCTTCATACGTGTTATTAGTGCTTAATTACTTAGTTAATTATTATCGCTTGTAAATTTGTAAAATTCAGGCCGCGCAACTATATCAAGATAAAAGCCTCATTAGAGCATATGGATTGTTAGATCACTACTGTGACTTCATCCTTAAGAAACTCTCCTTTATAAGACGACACAAGTAAGTCTTTTAATTTCTAtgtattaattatataaaataaaataaaaatatagactGAAACTGAATTGTTCATTGTCACTTTCATAAATCAGGAAGTGCCCTGATGATGTTAATGAAGCAGTATCAAGTCTCATATTTGCTTCTGCAAGATGCGGCAACGATCTTCCGGAGCTTTATGTACTTAGGAAGCTTTTTGGACAGCGTTACGGTCACCAATTTGTAACTGCATCAGTTGAACTCTCTTCTGGGAATCTTGTAAACAAAGAGGTATTACTAATTTTTCCATATTTTATTTTCCCTCATTAATCTCTTCTACTTATAAGACATATTCAAGTTTATATGCAAAGTTCACTTGTCTTAACatatatatgtttttaaaatCACAGTTAAAAGAGATTCTCCGACCCCCAGTAATTTATGTGCCAGAACATGTCCGGTATAGGAAGGCTGATGAAATAGCAAGGGATAATTGCCAACAACAACCTGAGATCTTAGCTATAGAACAATCTCAGGTATTTAATTTCTTTGATGAAAATATTGTACATTTAATCTACAATGTCTTTAATTTAATAACATTCGGATGACTATGGGGAGTCATGATTCATGCACAAATAGTATACTGTTAAATTTTGCACCATTTGATTACTTGATGCATTCTCCATATTATAATCCTATATTGTTCTATGTTGCTTTACTGATATCAAATTATTTGTTCAGGTGGAGGAAGAGAATAAACAGTACCAAATAGTACCAAGTGACACTTTCACTGTGCCAGAATCAACTTCCTCAATTGATGCCTCTTCTGCGTTGGTGGTGTCTAGTTTTCAGCAAGAGGAAGAGTTTACTACTGAGAAAATCTCCATTGCAGTTTCTGATTACTCAGAAAACAAAGCGGAAATTATGGCTTTGGTGCCATCTACAGAGACATTAAATTTGCCACCACATCATGAAACAAAGGTAGATGATCCTCTTGATGATGAAACTGATGTGGATCAAGAACAAAAATCATCACACATAAGGAGCTCATCAAGAAAAAGCAGAATGCTATTTGAAAACCAATGCCTTATGGATATTGGACAGTATCACAGATCACCAGGCAGGAGTAGTAGTAGTTCTTCCTCTGATCATAAATATGGTTATACCCAAAAGAGAATTAAGCAATCTTCCAACTTAGATATGTGTCAATGCAGCTTAGACCAACCTTGTTACTGCTTTGTATACTATGATGAAGATAGCTTTGAAGCATTATCAAACAAGCAAATGGAGTTGGTTACAAATACAAATGATGGAGAAAGTACTAGGTATAATGGTGCATTTGGGGAACTTTTACTCACATATCCAGGTTTCCATCACCATGGAGGAAAACCAAAAACTGAATTGGTGGAAACATTGGAGACATCCCAACTGGTCAGCTCTGCTTTTCCCAGTTCAAGGACTAAAGCTCATGTCTCGCGAGCCGCGACTATGCCGCCGGAGAGGCACAACAACCGCGACGACAAGATCTTAAGAACATACTCACTCTCTCCTCGGCAGCCGAAGCATGTTCATCCAAAGTTGCCTGAGTACGAAGACATATATGCTAAGTTCACTGCTCTCAAGAGAGAACGCCTAGAaaccaaagatagaaaacaatagCTTGGAATTAGAATAGAGTAGGAATAGAAGCAGGTATTTCTTTGAATGTTCTTTATTGTAGACCTCATTTTGTTATATGGTTGATGTTGTCATGATCATGAAGAAtacaaattttcaattaagtacCAACTTACTGCAACTAAGATTTTCTTGAGGTAGTTAATTGATCCTATTTCTCATGCATGGGATGAAGATTCAAGATTTAGTACTACAACTTCCACTACTTTGTGATTTGTAACTGACCATCTTAATAGGAGTTTGAATCGCAGAATTGATAATTGTTCGAGTGAAATTGCACGTGTTTATACTGATTTTATTGGCCAATTCGTAATCATCaatgataaattgataatggactacactttttatcttttttcttGAAGAGTTTCTTTTTTAGCTTAATCGAAAAACCTCTCTTAATAAAAAGCCCAATTTCCTAAAGTGAAGCCCCGATATTAATTtacttttatcttttttatttgtgATACTAATTTTCTTAACTCATTTCCTCTTCCATGTTTGTAAACTTCATATAGTTCCTTAttatcagaagttagaattagaACAACATTTTTTTGCgtccgaaaaaaaaaatagagcgcGAGcgagaaaagaagaataaaaaacaaaatttctCAAGTTCAACTAATCATGCCTCCATAATCTAACAAACTGAtactaactaaaaattattaaagTATAATTTTAATTGATGGGGTATATATGAGTAGATACCAGTTTTTCTTCTCTCACTCTCTAAACTATGATGGGGACTTGGTGTTTTAGATTTAGAAAAATCTTTTGGGAATTAAAATAATCCAGCATTAAATtgccaaaaattttttaaattaacttcaTTTATACCACCTCTATACGTATGGAATTCCTATCACACTGGTTTATCATACAACTTATCACCTATTTATGGTCTCaaatattaatcataataaattaataatatattatttaatgtTAGGATGTATATTGTATCACATATCAATCATACCAAATGgtatttgattttcttatttactaccacaataaaaatcaatcataacaatatactttaatttatattaattttaattttttttttgtaaacaaTGAACAAATTATATTGAGATATTTCTTTTTTATTGCATCAAgtaattgaatacaaagagaatcagtTGATCTTTTATTCAATTTCTTAATGCAACAAAAAAGAAATACCTCAATCTAATTTGTTCGTTTGGAAATTAAATTGAAGAAACTCACTCAACTTtaggttaaataaagaaaactctaaattctctgacataaaatttaaattaataactaaataaacaaaattaaaatacgtaaaattaaattaaaattaattcgtcatatcacgaacatttgaatgaAACATAAGTACATTTGAATGAAACATATATtacttctaaaaatctaaaaagaatatttagtcTCTACGTGTAACCCTACTACTAAGATATTTAGTCCCTAACCATTTAGAAAAGGACCTGGCGCCCCTTGACCATTAGAAAATAACAACACGATCCTTATCCATTCTCTCGTGTGACCGAAAGGACCCTCTTGTCGGTTTTCAGGTAAAAAATAACCGAAAGTACCGGTAAGAGGGTCTTTTTGGTCACACGGAGAAAATGGTTAAGGACcgcgttgttaatttccaatggtGAGGGGGCGCCAGGTCAATTTCGTAAATGGTTAGAGATCGAGGAGGAGTTTTACTCCTTTAATAATCAAGATTGGCATGGTTGAGGCAGGGCAGAGTTTAATTGAGATAATAGGGGTCataatcttttcaaattttttataaaaaaattaatagtatttttttaaaaaataaaaaatagttcagtTGACTCACATATTTTATTATGATTTAAAGCATTCAATTCTCATAATATTAAAAACATATTAGATTTGGACTGAATTGGGTGATTTTTGTTGACTTTTACAACACatcaaaattaaaagataaaatcaaattaaataaaaaagttatctaaccaaaaaagataagaataaaaaaagatcatctaataatcaaatcaaatcaaaaaaGTTATCTAACAAAAAAAGTAGCTTCTCTATTTGCATTTCGCAACTCTCTATTCAACAAGTAATACTCCCTTTACCTTTgagttaaaatataaaaaattaggtatttttatttatttaatttaatattattttatattttattatttatttaatttaattttttatatgataaaaaatattagaatattcaataagtattNNNNNNNN contains the following coding sequences:
- the LOC107632639 gene encoding uncharacterized protein LOC107632639; this encodes MVIFPNSSVYISYICKRTITSAKRRIRELKNKRLVMAKHLHQDMIELLNNINGHEDIALNKAAQLYQDKSLIRAYGLLDHYCDFILKKLSFIRRHKKCPDDVNEAVSSLIFASARCGNDLPELYVLRKLFGQRYGHQFVTASVELSSGNLVNKELKEILRPPVIYVPEHVRYRKADEIARDNCQQQPEILAIEQSQVEEENKQYQIVPSDTFTVPESTSSIDASSALVVSSFQQEEEFTTEKISIAVSDYSENKAEIMALVPSTETLNLPPHHETKVDDPLDDETDVDQEQKSSHIRSSSRKSRMLFENQCLMDIGQYHRSPGRSSSSSSSDHKYGYTQKRIKQSSNLDMCQCSLDQPCYCFVYYDEDSFEALSNKQMELVTNTNDGESTRYNGAFGELLLTYPGFHHHGGKPKTELVETLETSQLVSSAFPSSRTKAHVSRAATMPPERHNNRDDKILRTYSLSPRQPKHVHPKLPEYEDIYAKFTALKRERLETKDRKQ